In Microvenator marinus, one genomic interval encodes:
- a CDS encoding LysM peptidoglycan-binding domain-containing protein, protein MKSCVVAILGFFFVSFATFSVAAQDEEETDEEVIEEVAPEDFEDIRALQELESEALKPKVYTESASLELFAPSAGALHRIQSDHGLVPELTTRRVPRGAELLGVPGVAERFSHSPVLGLTKHQDPSIKAYLDFFDGRGKPILARWISRMGRYQPMILAKLRAAGLPEDLIFVAMIESGFSPRATSPAAAVGVWQFIPTTGSEMGLRIDRWVDERRDPEKATDAAIAYLTRLYERFGSWPLALAAYNGGPGLVGNTVKKYNSNDYWHIQRSGGMYDETRRYVPKVLAAGLVTKNADIFGLSHVTMVEPWEFDTVKVPGGTRLSIFADASGTDVKTLRELNPELLAAQTPPGAEYNLRIPKGSTPKFVENYDKIKVRGDVEHEIYTTLFGETLDDVAQKFAVAPRVIRALNGLASRERVPYGTELLIPKEGRGSWRGKRSRTPTLIVPKAMKVSGLERFYYEVNAGDTLAAISAGLGVRESDILVWNFLDPAAKLQPGMVLQVFVKTRPELARVMSDEDVKAVVEGSTEHKKLTRRAKPRVFRHRVKRGESLWTIARKYKVTVNDLKKWNRSLRRSNLLQPGQRIIVYPRRR, encoded by the coding sequence ATGAAATCGTGCGTAGTCGCCATTCTAGGGTTTTTCTTCGTTAGCTTTGCAACATTTAGCGTCGCTGCGCAAGACGAGGAAGAAACCGACGAAGAAGTGATCGAAGAGGTCGCTCCCGAAGATTTTGAAGACATCCGAGCGCTTCAAGAACTTGAGTCCGAGGCCCTGAAACCCAAGGTTTACACGGAGTCGGCATCGCTCGAGCTCTTCGCGCCTTCTGCCGGAGCGCTTCACCGAATTCAGAGCGACCACGGCTTGGTGCCCGAGCTGACCACACGCCGCGTTCCGCGTGGCGCAGAGCTTTTGGGGGTGCCTGGCGTCGCAGAGCGTTTTTCGCATTCCCCGGTGCTCGGCCTGACTAAGCATCAAGACCCGAGCATCAAGGCGTATCTCGACTTCTTCGACGGGCGAGGGAAGCCAATTCTAGCGCGATGGATCTCGCGCATGGGCCGCTATCAACCGATGATTCTGGCGAAGCTCAGAGCCGCTGGACTCCCAGAGGACCTAATATTCGTAGCGATGATCGAATCTGGGTTTTCGCCACGCGCAACCTCACCGGCTGCAGCGGTAGGCGTCTGGCAGTTCATTCCGACGACGGGCAGCGAAATGGGGCTTCGAATCGACCGATGGGTAGATGAGAGGCGAGACCCCGAGAAGGCCACGGATGCAGCGATCGCTTATCTGACTAGGCTCTACGAGCGTTTTGGCTCCTGGCCGCTAGCGCTTGCTGCCTATAACGGGGGGCCCGGCCTCGTTGGGAATACCGTCAAGAAGTACAATAGCAATGACTACTGGCATATCCAGCGCTCTGGCGGGATGTACGATGAGACTCGGCGCTACGTGCCCAAAGTGCTCGCCGCAGGACTCGTCACCAAAAATGCGGATATTTTCGGGCTTAGTCATGTCACCATGGTCGAGCCTTGGGAGTTTGACACGGTCAAGGTGCCAGGTGGAACTCGACTTAGCATCTTTGCAGACGCGAGCGGCACGGATGTCAAAACCTTGCGCGAGCTCAATCCAGAACTCCTCGCCGCTCAAACACCTCCAGGTGCTGAATACAACTTGCGGATCCCAAAGGGGAGCACCCCGAAATTTGTAGAGAATTACGACAAGATCAAGGTACGTGGCGACGTAGAGCACGAGATTTACACCACGTTATTTGGCGAAACGCTGGATGACGTAGCGCAAAAGTTTGCCGTGGCTCCAAGGGTGATACGAGCCCTCAACGGCTTGGCCTCAAGAGAGCGTGTCCCTTACGGTACTGAGCTTTTGATCCCAAAAGAGGGCCGAGGAAGTTGGAGGGGGAAACGCTCGAGAACCCCGACGCTCATCGTACCAAAGGCGATGAAAGTGAGTGGCCTCGAGCGATTTTATTACGAGGTCAACGCGGGTGATACCCTGGCCGCGATTTCCGCGGGCCTTGGCGTGCGTGAGTCGGATATTCTCGTGTGGAATTTCCTCGATCCGGCAGCCAAGCTTCAACCCGGAATGGTTCTTCAGGTCTTCGTTAAGACGCGCCCAGAGCTTGCGCGCGTGATGAGCGACGAAGACGTCAAAGCCGTGGTCGAGGGAAGTACCGAGCACAAAAAGCTCACGCGTCGCGCGAAACCACGGGTGTTCAGGCATCGCGTCAAACGCGGTGAGAGCCTCTGGACCATTGCCAGAAAGTACAAAGTGACCGTCAATGATTTGAAGAAATGGAATCGTTCACTCAGACGTTCCAACCTCCTACAACCGGGTCAACGAATCATCGTTTACCCGCGAAGGCGCTGA